The segment GCAGCGGGGTTTAGTCAGACAGTTTCTTTGTATGTATTGGGAGTCCTGACGGCTGTGGGGGCTTTAGGTGGCCGGGTGGTTTGCGGCTGGCTTTGTCCGTTTGGTTTATTCCAGGATATATTATACGGCTTAAAAACAAGAAAATGGCAGCTACCGCGGGCGGCTGAATATGTTAAGTTTATTGTGTTGGGGCTGACAGTGACTTTGCCGTTTGTGTGGCGCAGTGCGGTGGGGATAGCGGAGCCGTACTTCTGTAAGTACATCTGCCCCGCCGGCACCCTGGAAGCAGGATTGCCACTGGTGTTTCTCCGACCAGAGCTTCGGGAGCTAATGGGGCCGGTGTTTTTGGTCAAACTGGCAATTTTGGCGGCGTTGATTTTGGCTGGGATTGTTATTTGGCGACCGTTTTGCCGGGTGCTGTGCCCACTGGGAGCTTTCTATGGGTTGTTTAATCATCTG is part of the Bacillota bacterium genome and harbors:
- a CDS encoding 4Fe-4S binding protein produces the protein MRRRLTQFTTAILANSYFPGFLQARIYRGPLKAVCVPFLNCYSCPGAWGSCPVGSFQSLAAGFSQTVSLYVLGVLTAVGALGGRVVCGWLCPFGLFQDILYGLKTRKWQLPRAAEYVKFIVLGLTVTLPFVWRSAVGIAEPYFCKYICPAGTLEAGLPLVFLRPELRELMGPVFLVKLAILAALILAGIVIWRPFCRVLCPLGAFYGLFNHLSLWRLQVDQSLCTGCHACSRRCSVGLVPHKDPNSSACVRCLECAKACPTGALTFSRALSGLQVPGVNIRC